One genomic window of Psychrobacillus sp. INOP01 includes the following:
- a CDS encoding ABC transporter permease, with protein MKLLWKQPYFVFGFLIIAFFLIGSFVFEWINGPDPKQTYFIMEKGRVIEAAPLSPSWMHPLGTDQYGYDMFAKIMLGAKYTIISAMGVAAVRMLIAVPLGFAIGTYWQKRRSMINSFIDPLHYVPMSIFSFLMLYPVLWEPMEGFSTTVWERIVIQVVLMAIITVPIVASLIGNEANLLYQQEYILASRTLGATKFRIITRHLFPMMREKLFVLYGQQVVETLVVFTHLGLLQLYIGGTDVSYDPMMGDPPKSIAYEWAGLFGSSFRYLQGVPWLPLGPAICFALVILAIAAMIEGYTRAVSGQVKIPKRRKVSFVSDRTVEWNQQQLKEKMQLLYKEKQKL; from the coding sequence ATGAAATTACTATGGAAGCAACCCTATTTTGTATTTGGTTTTCTCATAATAGCTTTCTTTCTTATCGGAAGCTTTGTATTTGAATGGATAAATGGTCCAGATCCTAAGCAAACCTATTTTATAATGGAAAAAGGGCGAGTTATCGAGGCAGCACCGCTTTCGCCAAGCTGGATGCATCCGCTAGGTACCGATCAATATGGCTATGATATGTTCGCTAAAATTATGCTCGGTGCAAAATATACGATTATTTCAGCTATGGGGGTCGCTGCAGTACGTATGCTAATAGCCGTGCCCTTGGGATTTGCAATCGGGACATATTGGCAAAAACGTCGTAGCATGATTAATAGTTTCATTGATCCTCTTCATTATGTACCGATGTCTATTTTTTCCTTTTTAATGCTCTATCCTGTGTTATGGGAGCCGATGGAAGGATTCTCCACAACTGTCTGGGAGCGTATTGTTATCCAAGTTGTATTAATGGCCATTATTACGGTTCCGATTGTTGCTTCTCTTATTGGAAATGAAGCTAACTTATTATATCAGCAAGAATATATCCTTGCCTCGAGAACTCTTGGTGCAACAAAGTTTCGAATTATTACAAGACATCTATTCCCAATGATGCGAGAAAAACTATTCGTCCTATACGGTCAACAAGTCGTGGAAACATTAGTTGTCTTCACTCATTTAGGGCTTTTACAACTGTATATCGGAGGGACAGATGTCAGTTATGATCCAATGATGGGTGATCCCCCAAAATCGATTGCGTATGAATGGGCAGGTCTATTTGGGTCATCCTTCCGATATTTGCAGGGAGTTCCATGGCTACCACTTGGTCCAGCTATTTGCTTTGCCTTGGTCATTTTAGCAATTGCTGCGATGATAGAAGGTTATACAAGAGCAGTAAGCGGTCAGGTGAAAATACCAAAGCGCAGGAAAGTTTCATTTGTCTCTGATAGAACAGTTGAATGGAACCAACAACAATTAAAAGAAAAAATGCAGTTACTGTATAAAGAAAAACAAAAACTATAG
- a CDS encoding GNAT family N-acetyltransferase, which yields MTMPIIETSRLLLREVTNEDASDMLRYLSDKDVVKHMGLEPFQSVEDALDEIGWYQSIQEDGSGIRWGITLKDSGKVIGSCGFLNRSTKNFRTEVGFELSKEYWGKGIAGEALEAVIKFGFDNYSLERIEALIEPANIPSQKLVEKQGFKREGLLRHYEYTCGKFDDLYMYSILKGDI from the coding sequence ATGACTATGCCAATTATTGAAACATCAAGATTATTATTAAGAGAAGTTACAAACGAAGATGCATCTGACATGTTACGCTATTTGTCAGACAAGGATGTCGTAAAACATATGGGACTAGAACCTTTTCAATCTGTAGAAGACGCATTGGATGAAATCGGTTGGTATCAGTCTATTCAAGAAGATGGCTCAGGAATTAGATGGGGAATTACACTAAAAGATTCTGGAAAGGTTATTGGAAGCTGTGGATTTCTTAATAGGAGTACAAAGAATTTCCGCACTGAGGTTGGTTTCGAATTAAGCAAAGAATATTGGGGAAAAGGAATTGCAGGTGAAGCCTTGGAAGCAGTTATTAAGTTTGGGTTTGATAATTATTCTTTGGAACGAATCGAAGCTTTAATAGAACCTGCTAATATCCCTTCACAAAAGTTAGTGGAGAAGCAAGGGTTTAAAAGAGAGGGACTACTAAGACACTATGAATATACTTGCGGGAAATTTGATGATTTGTATATGTATTCCATTTTAAAAGGGGATATTTGA